The genomic DNA TTTCAGCGCCTGGACGCAGACGGTGGTCAACAATGTAACGGTCGTCGATAAGGTACCGGCGGAGATGCTCCACATGGTGGACGCTCACTGGTACCAGTTCCCGCCGATGAACCCGCTGTGGCACTCGATCCTGGGCTTTGCCATCTTCATCCTTGGCGTCATTTCCATCATCGGAAACGGTTGCGTCATTTACATCTTCACCAATACCAAGGCACTCCGAACCCCTTCCAACCTGCTGGTGGTCAATTTGGCCTTCTCCGATTTCCTGATGATGTTTACCATGGCTCCTCCGATGGTGATCAACTGCTGGCACGAGACCTGGGTCTTTGGCCCATTCGCTTGCGAGCTCTACGCCATGTTTGGATCGCTGTTCGGTTGTGCCTCGATCTGGACCATGACTATGATTGCGTTTGACCGATACAACGTCATCGTGAAGGGTCTCTCGGGTAAACCGATGACCAACAACGGAGCCCTGCTGCGCATCTTGGCTATCTGGGCGTTCGCTCTGCTCTGGACTCTGGCTCCTCTGTTCGGATGGAACCGATACGTGCCGGAGGGTAACATGACCGCTTGCGGAACCGACTATCTGTCGCAGGATTTCACCAGCCGATCATACATTCTGATCTACTCTGGCTTCGTGTACTACCTGCCCCTGTTCAGCATCATCTACTCGTACATCTACATCATCCAGGTAAGGGTAACATGGCCCGGCCGGGGTTCAGATGATGAGCTAATCTTGACCGTAATCCTGATCCCACTCTAGGCTGTATCTGCACACGAGAAGAACATGCGCGAGCAGGCCAAGAAGATGAACGTCGCTTCGCTGCGTTCGCAGGAAGCCCAGAACACCAGCACCGAGATGAAGCTGGCCAAGGTCGCCCTGGTCACCATCTCGCTCTGGTTCATGGCCTGGACTCCGTATCTGGTTATCAACTACACCGGAATCTTCAAGGCTGCTCCGATCAGCCCGCTGGCCACCATCTGGGGCTCGCTGTTCGCCAAGGCCAACGCCGTCTACAACCCGATCGTGTACGGCATCAGCCATCCGAAGTACCGCGCTGCCCTGTACCAGAAGTTCCCGTCGCTATCCTGCCAGGATAACAGCGACGACGGACAGTCTGTGGCATCGGCTACCACCGGCGTTTCGGAGGAGAAATCAGCAGCCTAAATTGGTTTTTTGGCGATCGAGCGGCTGATCAAGCAGCTTGCAAGACATACAATTACGGACCTCATCTTATGCTGACGTTGAACGGCTTCAAATGcaaaatttgtattttatttttgaatgcaAATTTTATTTAGTAAATAAAAGCTCTAGAATCAAACATGACACGATTGCGCTACCATTTTTCCTCGATCTCGATCGTCCCCCAGCGATGCACACACCCACCGCACTCGCCAGAAAGCACATGCTTGATCGTATTGTAAATCCCGACAAAATTCCCCACCGCCGCAGATGGGGAATTATTTATACAAGCCTCGCCGATCTGATGCTTCCCCGTTTGGTCAATAAAATACCTCGTTTACGACTGGTCGCTGACGTCcgcgcacacatacgcaaACTATCCATAGTAAAATCCCAGAATTTAGATCGGCcagcgatcgcgatcgctgGGGATTGCTGGATGGTCGGTGCTTTCGCGTGGGACAGTCGCGAATAACTTATCCATGCATGAAGTCCGTCCCGCAATCGCGTAaacacgaaacgaaaccgTGTTGCCACCGGTTATCAAAGAGGGTTGTGTgagcctttattttttgtcatttGCGGCTATTTTGGGCATAACGGAAGAGCTAAAAATATCGCAAATTATTACTGCAAGCTCGGTGCCGCTTGTGCGTCATAGAATCGGGTGAACAAAAAGATATTCCGGTTCGAATCGTTTCTGCTCCCACCATGGTCCAGACGAGGTAAGTGTAAGGCTCGGACGGATGAGCTGGCTTCCGTGTGTCGAAAATTTGTTTACGCTGTTCATAAATTGCATGATAAATCAATTCTCGAAAGCTCTAACGAAAGATATGTGAATGATTGGATCCGATCCAATGGATCCGATATCATATGTGCGGTGAACACGGTAAAAAGGAACTGGGTTCGCGAATAGAGTTCTATCGGTTCGACAAGTGCCTTTTTAAgctattcaattaaaattaaacacaaacaTGCACAGTCTGCGCAACGCCCAACGAACGTCGGACTAGGGCGGTCTATGATTCGCTCCACGTTACCTATAATCTCGTGGAAGATATAGGGATGAGAATGAGGTTGGTTGTTAAGCCAAAATGTATGGTGTTTTCGACAAATTTTCGTCTAATGCACCACAGATCACGGTGATCGCTTTGTGTTTAGATCGAAGATTAAAGTAAACATGAATGAAGATCgtattttgctttgcttaccTCACTCTTTGCACGAGTTGCCACGGTTTCCCTATTTACACCTTCCTCCGGAGCACATCGCTAATCGATCGAACACACAAAATTTATCGTCGGAACTCGGTTCCAACCTTGCCGCAAGGTTCGGCGGCCATGTAGAACCCTCCGCATATCGTTGCGGCCCATCGTTTCGGGACAATGGCAAAATTGGTGTTAACCGATTCGCAAAACTTCCGCAGCAACATCGATTGCCGAAAGCAGCCACATAGTGGCGACGACTGCAACCAGCACCGGTTCTCCAAATTGTCTCAAACCGTTAAGGCGCTACGGGCTGAGCTGCAAACCCAGCGCAGCAACCGCAAACCAAACGGATGCTGTGCGCACCATCGCAAGgagcgaaggaaaaagaatCGCACGCGCTCGAAGGTGGTACTGACGGGTGAGAAGTTCGAAGATCCGGATCCGTATCAGCTGGCCGTGCGTAAAACCAACTATGGCAAACGAAAGGAGAAGTTAAAGTTTGTCGGCGAACAGTTCCAGGATCCGGACCCGCACGGATTAGCCATTCGCAAAACGAGCAGCACGAGCAGCTGCCCTAGTGAGCGCGAAGTTTCATACCAGTATCGCACCCAGCTCGTCGAAACCCATCCTGCCACCGTGTACGCGCCATTCGATTACATAAACCGCGAAAAGTGTATCGCCGAAATGCCCGAAGAGGAAACGAAATCTGACCATGTGAATGTGATTAAGCAATCGGAACCGGCACAGGCGGACGAGGGCCGCAGGTCTCTCCTGGCGCAGGCCTGTGCTGTGGGTGTGAAAAATGTGCTACTGCTCGGGTATGGCATGACACTGGGCTTTCCGACCATTGTGATCCCAGCCATTCAGGGTGGTGATGGCCGTGAGCCTGCCCTCGAGCGAGACGTGACACTGAGTCGAGAGCAAATTTCCTGGCTGAGTTCCATCAATCTGATCTGCGTTCCGTTAGGCAGCATTTTCTCCGGCATGCTTGCCCAACCGATCGGCAGACGACGAGCAATGCAGGTATGTACTCTCTGCGTACCGGTCATGACCACTCCTGACATACACCATCCTCCACGCAGCTTATCAACATTCCCATTTTCATCGCCTGGATGTTGTTCCACTACGCCAGTGATGTAACGTTCCTCTACTTGGGACTGGCACTGGCCGGGCTCAGTGGTGGACTCGGCGAAGCGCCAGTGTTAACGTACGTTGCCGAAATTACGCAGCCTCGTTATCGAGGCATGCTTGCCGCTACGGGTTCGACATGTGTCATCTTGGGGGTTTTGCTCGAGTTTCTTATGGGCAGCTTCATGAAATGGCGGGCAGTCGCACTGGTTAGTTCCGCCGTGCCTGTACTGGCCGCGCTATTACTCTTTTTCATACCGGAAAGTCCCGTTTGGCTGGCAAGCAAAGGGCGTCTCGAGCAATCCAGGGCGGCACTTGCCTGGCTGCGCGGTTGGACTTCGAAGGAGCAGGTGAGTAATGGGCATTCGATCGGAAACGGTACGCTAATTAACCCGTATCACCGTGCCTTAGGTGGAAGTGGAGTTTATGGAGATCGAGCGTCAAATGACAAAAGATGCGGAACTGCAGAAAGGTTTCACTATCGTGGACAAGGCGCGGCTCTACACCCAGCGTGCCTTCCTGCAACCCTTCGGTATCATCCTGCTGTGCTTCTTTATCGGTCACTTTTCCGGTATGACGACACTACAAACTTACGCCGTCCAGGTAGGTGGCCTGAGTCAGATAGTTTAGCATCTTGCTTTCGTTGCCTTCCAACTCTAATAACGTGTCCTACACCGTGTTGGCCTTTTCAATTAGATCTTTCACACGTTGAAAGCCCCTATCAACAAATACTACGCGACTTGTCTGCTCGGTCTGACCGAGCTAATCGGGACACTTTTTTGCGTATTTCTGGTGCATCGTACTGGCAAGCGACCGCTGGTGTTTACCTCCACTATCGGATgtgctgtttgctttttcGGAGCCGCCAGCTATGCTTacttcgtgaacgacatcccGGGGGCAGCTGTTCAGAACGTGGTAGCAAATGTGTCCTCCATCAAGGCGGACATCACGGTCATTCCTTTGCAAGCGAAGGAAGTTATCGCTGAATGGCACCGGAACAGCTCCGAGCTGCAGTCGCTCAATTTCACGCACATTGAGATGCAGCTCGGCAACGGAAGCATGCTGGACCGGTTCGAGAGCCGTAACAGCTCGCTGGAAGGCATAGTGTACGCCGCACAAAGCTTCACTAATTACTATCTCAACGATAGTCTCAACGAACCGATCAATATCACGATCAGCTACGGCGAGTACGTTAAATCCGCAATTCCGAGAGAGGTGTTCGTTCCGCTGCCGCACGTGAACAAGAACAAGTTCGTCTGGGTGCCGCTGACCCTGCTGCTTGGCAGCGCCTTTTTAACGCATATCGGCATTCGATTGGTACCGTGGATACTGATCGGTGAGCTCTTTGCGCCAAATGTGCGCAGCGGAGGGTCGGGTTTAGCTGGAGGAATCGCATACATCTTTGGTTTCATCGCCAACAAAACCTTCTTAAAAATGTTAGCAGTCTTCACTCTGCCGGGAACGTTCTGCATCTACTCACTGGTAACGATCATCGGAGCCATGATACTTTATAAAGTGCTTCCCGAGACGGAAGGTAAGTCGCTTCAGGAAATCGAAACGTACTTTCTCTCTCGGAATGAACGGTCCGCACGGATCGATCAAGAAGAACCGGCCCCACCCCGACCGGGTCCCAAGATTTCCACCGGCAGCATGCAAACTGTCCCGCCACCGATTCCACCCAAACCCTATCCTCTGAAGGACGATATTGATCGTGCTCGGAGAATTTCGCTGGTGCCTCGACAAATGTCGCAGACCTCGCGAAATACGACAGTGTCCGACTTTTCCAGAGCATCGTTTAACTCCCAGCACTCCAACCACCACTCGGAACTGAGTCGCAATTCTTCCTGGACCTCTTACACGCTGGAAGACATGCATGATCCGCCCCAGCCGCAGGTGTTTCGTAAAATATCTGAAACGCTTCACGAACCAACCTTCGCCCCGTCACTCCAAACGACGTTACAGTACCCTGTAGCTACGGCAGCTAAAGTACCGAAACCACCGCTGTCCAGAAATCAGTCCGCAAATGCTATCCGCGTTGATGATCCTGGTGCTCTTCCGACTCGCAAGATATCCGGCGGGAAACAAACCGTACTCACTGCTCCCAGCGAGTTAAAGCTTCCGGTACACAAAACCCAACCCATGAATCGGCCAGTACGTGCCCTGGCAAAAAGACCACCGCCGTCTCACCAATTCGATTTCCAAAGTTGTGAGAGCAATAGGAAATTTGAAGAATTTCTATACCGTTATCAGAATAAAAGCGAAAGCGCCCAGATGCCGGTCAAGCGCCCGATGCGTCACGTAACCAGCGCACACGATCTGAAAGCATTCGAGCAAGACCATCTTCCCGGTGCTGGGATGACGCCTGCCAATAATGGCGGAATGTTAACGGATCGAAAGCTGTTCAACAGCGCCACCAAACTGACCTCGTGCGCATACGCGACAGACGATGGGGAGTCCGAGAGAAATGGACGGGTGAGTGGGCTGGACAATGCCGTGTTTCTTTTAAGCTCCAGTGACGAATCAACCGACATGTAGATATCAATAAAGTAGTACGCTTGTGCAtagtttgtttggtttgtttggacCGATAATGAAATTATTTATGCCTAATCTGCTTTCATACTAATTAAAATCTTCTTCAGAGCATTCGTAGAATAAAACTGCTGTATTCTTTCAATCGTCGTTCCGGCCAAAAACCCCGTCAAGAGCAATTTTAAGTGATGTTTTGAGAAACCCAAACCACATCGCGTCGCTAGACTTTATTGCTCATTCGTATTCACACAAGTGACCACACCGGGGACATTTTGAGTTGTTGGCAAACCACTGCTTTAAATGTTCCAGGTGGCCCCCATGCGAACATCCCTGACACCAGGCGTACAGACCACGGACCACCCCATTGCAGACGCTGCACTTGGAGCTTTGGGCGGACTTGCAGCGTGAACAGTACCATCCCGTCGCACTTACCAGCTGTTTCGAGCATTGGCCACAGCTCGTGTACATCGTCGTCGATTGTTGATTCAGTTCCATCACCGATCGGATCCAGCTAATGTTGATCACCTGCGTCGCTTCGTTCCACAGCTGATGCCGGTGCAGTAGCTCGATGTAGGACAGCAGCCAGTTCTCTTGGAAGCTTTCGTCTATCTGCAGGCTGTGCCTTCGGTCGCCGAGAGCCATGAGAATGCAGGACGATGTCTGGACATCGCCAATCTCGGTTTGCAGCGTTAAGCAATCAGCCAGCACCTGATGAGGTTCCCACATGGGTGGTGTTGGATTGTGATCGGAAATTTTCAGGAACGACGGTGCCGGATTCGGCGGCGGGGACGTTTCCTGCGACTTTTCAGCCATTAGATGCTTGCGAGGTTGCGTTTGATGTAGTTCGTGGGCATTCATCAAGTTTGAGCTGGGAAATGTGTAGTCTTTCACCAGATCATGCGGCCCCGTGTAAAGAAACCCATCCCGGAAGCCCTTAATACAATCGACCGAATCGAATGTAAGCTCAGTTTCTCCAAAAACGAAATCACACTTATCCGGTTCTATATCTACCGACAGTAGCTGCCCCGTTCCATGCGTTTCGTtggcgtttttgttgttcgcAAACTCACTGTAATCGTcagtgctgctgttgcttacAACATTTGCTGTGCCCGCTGCAGGATGGCCCCCGCCACCCATCGCTCGGTCTTCACTTCTGCCGCTGCTCGATTGGTTGGAAATTTGAGCCATCAAACGACCACTAGCACTCTGAATTGTGCCCGAATTGCGCTGTTCCAGCTTCATGTTTGCGGCGGTACTGTGGGCGTACAGTTGCGCGATGAAGTTCCACAAAAAACTAACGTTTGCTTTGCCGTATTTTTTCGCTACTGCTGCATTATGGCTGCAAATTTCTGCTAGTGATGCTCCCGTTAGGATATACTCTTTGGCGCAGCCTTTCAGCGCCAAGTAATCCTTTAGCAGTGATGTTTTGGTAATGTCCTTGGCATTTACGCTGATAGTTTTAGTAGAAAAGGTGGAAAGATTCGATTTGGCCAGATGAAACTGATCAGCCGACGTGGACGTTTTTTGACGCGAGCCCAGCAAAGCGGTACCCTGGCTGAGTAAGCTTGATGGCGCTGGCGGAGGGATTAGCTTCATCTCGTAGGCATACAGCAAGTCGCCCTTGTAGTTCAAGTTTGCTCCCTGCGGATTCGCCTTCATTGCAGGCCTGGTGGCGTCTTTGAACACGTGCTTAAATATCGTCGAATCCTTGCTGGTGGAGAGCAGCACGTGCCGATCGTTACCCTTGAACGCGATTCCCGTCGTAACGTTCGAATGCTCATTGAAGGAGGCGTAGGGTATATAGGGCCGGCGCAGATCCCATATGTAGATGCTATTGTCCACGACCAGCGCACAGCTTGCAATGTGGTACATCTTATCGGGACGCCATCGAATTCTGCCGACGACCGCGATCGTGTGTATAGTATACTCAAGTGAAACGTTTTTCGCTGTTTCTAGCGAAGTGTTTTTGGGGTTAGTGTTCCAAACCTTGATCTGCTTGTCACGACTACCCGTGGCCAGCCATGGCTGATTTGGATGCCAATCGCACGTGTAAATAGGCCCACTGTGTGCAGTGAACTGGGCCGTACATCGATCATTCCTGCGAATATCCCACAACTGCACCGTACCATTTTCTGAAACAGCCGCAAACGTGTTTGGTGCGTGTGGGCTAAACTTGACATCACGTACGCTCTCCGAGTTGCTGAAGTACGTATTGATGGCTGACTTATCCGTTCGCAGATCGAAGCATTTGATAGTCCCATCCTGTGAACCCGATATCAGCAGATTTGCCTCGGTCCCATGGAACGCAACCGAATGAGCCGTCCTCTCGTGCTCGTTGTACACCAGCAGCTGCTTCTGGCGACCGAACTTGGACAAGTCCCACACCGACACGACACCGTTGGTTGCAGCGGTAGCGAGAATGTTGGAATCAAGTGCACTCCATGCCACATCATTTGACGAGTAGCTTAGGTTTTGATTTTTACCACCACGCATATTACATACCTCCGTGAATCCATCGTTTTCAATCGAGAAAACCTTCAGTACTGGGAAGAACACAACGAGCTTTAGCATTGGGTATACGTTTCTTCGAAATCTTCTCTACTCACAGCTTCTGCCAGCTACAGCAATTTGCGTGCATTCGCGATTTAACGCAAGTGCGTTCGCGTGTCCATCCTGGCAAATGCGGATGGAGCATGTTTTTACATCCCCCATTCTTGGACGATGAAAAGGAAACGGAAACCAAGCGTTATCAAGCTGAGGCGATAGGCAGACGAAAAATATTCACTACTACACGATTTGTTATTATTTATCTTCGTTGACAGAACGTCGCTGTTCGGCAGATGACAGTTAAAAGCGCCCTTTCAGCTGTCATGGCGTACACGATtgaacgtgttttttttcgcaccgGTTGCAGACCAGTTGTTTATCGCTGCGTTCTATAGTCCCTTGTGATACAATGGAAAATGAGGAGGAAGACTATTTATTGGCCAAAAGACTGCAGCAACAGTTCGACCAGGAAACCCTTGAAATAAGTTCCAGTGATGAAGAAGTGTTTATTGTCGATTCGATTGAACGGGACCATCAATTGGCGATGCGTCTGCAAGCCCAGTACAAAGCCGAAGCAGTGGAGCTGTTCTCCGatagcgatgatgatgatgttgtattGCAAACAACTGAAACGGACGCCAGCAGAAGTCCTTTGCGAAGGAAGGCACTACTGCTGGGAACTTCAATGAATGATTGTTCCTTGACAAGTCGCAAGCCGTTCAAGACAGATGTAAATTACCATGCACCCCGATGTGTTGCGCACCAATCGAACCTAACTATTTTGTATTCCCCAGGTCAAAGATCTGAATACCAACGAATTTTTCATGGAAGAGCTCCAAGCTTATGTGGACCCAGAGAACAATTTTGAGTGGAAATTTATCGACGTTCTCCCGGACGTTGAGTCGATATTCACCAAATTCGATGCACAATTTTTTCAGTCTCgttttaagaagaaaaaaattaccaTCGTTTGGTCCGATAGCATGGGTGCAACCTGCACCAATCGTAACTTTAACGATGACGAGGGCAGATATACGATTGCCCTGAATGCACCGTTGCTAGCTTTACGGCCTCGCATCGAAATCATCAGTATTGTATTGGTAAGTGTGCATGATGAATGTTATGATCGGCAAAAGTATGATTGATGTCTTCAATTTTTAGCATGAAATGATACACGCACTGCTTAAAATAGACGGCATAAAAGAGCCCAACAGTGGGCACGGTGGAAATTTTCGTAAGATTATGACATTTCTAAACAGCATGCTCCAGACCAACATTTCCTTTAACCACAAGCTAAACAACGCCGACAGCGCGTGCCGCAGGCAGTGGTATCGCTGCACGGGTATTTGCCATAACTACAAACCTTTCCATGGGATTGTGCGATCGATCGAGGGTCCCCCGGGTCTACAGAACGAATGGTGGAAAGAGCACGCCAGCAGTTGTGGGGGcactttttataaaatttatgaaatgaGCAAGCTGGTTTGTGGTCAAGTAACGACACGTTACGCTGTTAATGTAAAGTATATGCTGCCGAAGCGCGAGAATATTCGAGGCCGATTCAAATCAACATTGCCTGTGCAGGAAGCGATTGATCTTACCTCCGATGTTCCAAAGGTGAATTCCGTTCTCGACACCGTCAATGTAGATGCGGAAGATGCAGTGGAGACATCTCCTACCACAACCACTGCGGATGCATTCATTAGGcagttcgatcgatcgattgcttttactcgcgatgcgTGTGAAATGATGTGTCCTATCTGCCAAGATCGAATCAAGCGAAAACTGTTCAGTAACCACATCGATGGCTGCAAAGGGTTTGTTCGAGTTGTGCAGTGGAAAAAGTCGGCCACCGGTACGATTGTACAAAACGGATTGCGAGAGCTCAAATCAACCTCAGGAATAGAAGCGCACTCTAGTGCGGTAGGAAGGCCACACGCTTTATCCGATTCTTCTGCGCCTTCATCGTCAACATTCGCAAATTATCAACAGGCCAAGCGAAAACGTTTTGGGTAGAAGAAATTACTTCGCGTCCTGGATAAATATCGGTAAAACGAGAATGCCAGTTGTATTATATTTACTAGTTTCCTCTATGCACACCTATTTAACTTGTTACCACCTTGTGTTGttcgaaaataaattatagtTATAAGCGCCACTGTTTGTGTCAGCGTTTTCGTATGTGGAATTGCGCGACTGTTTTGGCATACCTGCTTTTACGCGATGCAATTTTATAACCGATGCACTCTTTTGaatttgatgcattttttaagAGACAAATCCATAAAGTTCATCCTGTTTGGCAACACGGCCATCCAATTTTGACAGCTGCTCGTTGTACGTAGCATATTCAATATTGGCTGCACGTTGTAACTACATTCCTGCTAATACTGCTGCTAATTGTAATATCGAAAGACGATTTTTCACATAACTTTCAACATGAATTCATCAAAGCCACCAGTTCTTGGTCCATAATCAAATATTGAATAGTCACAGTTCCATAGTCACAGTTTACCTACATCTACAGAAGTGCACGTCTAGCCGCGAGCTAATCTATACAGCCTGCTGTCAAATTGGATTTTCAGTCGAAATTTTCACAGCAAGAAAAAGTTGCAAAATGGCTGCTGCTCACTCCGGAGGTGTCGAGTGGGCTGCGATTTTAAAGCCTTTTCTTTCATCATCAAGTGAAAATATCAGCAAAACCGATGTGCTAAACTTGATAAAAACCATCATCCAAAAGTAAGTACAAGTTTTGGTCCCCCGCCGTTCAGTGGAATGGATGCATTTTGCGAATGAAAATGGATGATCACATCCAGTGTCACCTTTTGAAAGTGCCACCTACTACGCCATTATCCGATGGTTTCTTTTATTGTGATTTTCCTTTTCAGTGAAAATGAAATCCTCGAACACGATGCGGCTTACAAGCAGTTTTTCGACAATTTTGTTGTGCTGGCTGCCGAGAACATCTCTAACCAGGTCACTTCATGTACGTATAGAAAGCAACATTCATGCCCTTTGCGGAGCACCCAATGACGGCCATACTGTatcgatttttcttccaactgtacgtggttgttgttttcttcgctgctactttgttgttgctttcgaGTGCCTGCTCTTCGATGCATTACTGGCACCATTTCTCATTggtagaaatattttttctgaTGTGATAAATCCTCCGTTTTATCTATACCCTCCAGTGTCGCAAACACAACTTCAACAGTTTACGGAAGCTGCTTCAATATTGATTCGTTACATAATTCTCCATCTGGATACGACTGCACCATGCAAGCCGAGCATTCTGCTGATGGCCCTAAAGATCCTCTGCGAGGGGAAAAGGTCGAACGAAAACCAGCCCAACACGACTAGTTCCGCCTCGTCGATCATATCCGTGTCTGGGATGAAGTACTTAAAGTATCCAGAGATCCCGGGAAACAAACCAGCATCAGTTGGCGCCGCGAGTGCTAGCAGTGGCGGAAGTGGCTCGACCGCTGGCACGAGTGATAAAGAAAGTCCCAAAACGGAAATGAAGCGTTCCCGATCGGATCTGTCGACGGTTATTTTACAGCAGCTAACGACTCCGCTGTGTAGCTGGGCCGTGACTTTTGCTGCACTCAGTGAAGAGCAAATAGATTGTACAGTAAGTAACAAAGGAATGAATGATCACGTCATAGCAGGCTTTGTAAATGATGCAGTAGTGGAACCGGTCTTTCACACGAAAGGACCGATTTCAAATCCTGTGTATAATCCTAGCCATATGGCACCATGCGATTACTGTTAGCTTTCATTTTACCTGCTTCACATCTTGTATTTATCTCATCCAGCACCATCAAAtcaattaatttcctttaTCTTTTCATTGTGTTTTTAGTATTTTGATTCGAGACCCGTATTTcatctttttcaattaaatttcgtttttaGGATCTGTTCGTGAAGCAAAATCTGCAGTGCATGAACGCTATCAATGCGGGAGATTCGTTACTAAAATGGTGTACGACGGCTTTGGGAACGCTCACTAAATACCGCTTCAAATATGAGGAGTGCACCATGCTTGGTCGTCCCCTGTATCTTCCTGTTACGAACACTGAGGCAAATGCGataaaaaacattttcaatttaatggAGTCCGACATAACAAATTTGCAACTGGCGATATCACTCCCTCTGCTGGAACCGTTAACGCCGAAGAAAATCACCCTCCTCTCGCAGTGTGCCATGTCGGCACTGTACTGTTGTGTACTAACATCGACCGCTGTGAGTGTTATCACGATGGCATCTGCTGGATCGCAGAAGACTGCTTCCTCCGGCCAATTGCAACAAGCACAAGTCCAAACTGGAACAACTCAGACGCAAAAGGAAACTGACGAAGAGGAGGATTTCGCACGAACGATTGTGGACAAGGGGTTGGAAATATTTACCAAAATTGGAAATCTGCTCAAAACGTCCACGCGCGCTCACATCTACCAGAACCATATGTGTATGGGCGCTTGGTTATTGATATCCGGAATTCAAGGTACAATGGGTGCGTCCGGAAACACCAGTGGACTGCAGCAAATGGTTCCAATATCGGCGAAAACTTCGGAGGAAAGCTTGAAAGGACGCAGTCCTCTCAAAACGCTTGACGTACCGCAAATGGCATCAGCCCAACCATCACCAGCTCTGCGCgtaaatttgttcaaggtcCAGCAAGGATTTGGCGTGCTGAATGCGGCCATTGCGCGCCACAGCATTACGCTCATGACGGAGCTGATCGATGATCTGAAGATAGACTCGCGAACAGACGAAGAAGAGTACAGCAGCATCGAATCGGCCGGGTTTGACATCCTTGGACAGTACACATCGATTCAGCGCGTGGTGCGTGTGCTTAATAGTGCCACATTGCAACAGTTGCTCACATTCCTCGCCACCGTTTCGTACCGTAAGGCATGCACGCTTCGTCGTATTAacaccaaaaacacaaacgacgGTGAACCGATGAGCTATAGCGATTCGACCACGTATTTTAATGATACGTTCTCCTGTTCGGAGGAAAGCGAACCGGAAGAAGAGGACAGCGATAGCTACCTTGGGCTTTGGTTTAAGGAAACG from Anopheles stephensi strain Indian chromosome 2, UCI_ANSTEP_V1.0, whole genome shotgun sequence includes the following:
- the LOC118517525 gene encoding uncharacterized protein LOC118517525; this translates as MENEEEDYLLAKRLQQQFDQETLEISSSDEEVFIVDSIERDHQLAMRLQAQYKAEAVELFSDSDDDDVVLQTTETDASRSPLRRKALLLGTSMNDCSLTSRKPFKTDVKDLNTNEFFMEELQAYVDPENNFEWKFIDVLPDVESIFTKFDAQFFQSRFKKKKITIVWSDSMGATCTNRNFNDDEGRYTIALNAPLLALRPRIEIISIVLHEMIHALLKIDGIKEPNSGHGGNFRKIMTFLNSMLQTNISFNHKLNNADSACRRQWYRCTGICHNYKPFHGIVRSIEGPPGLQNEWWKEHASSCGGTFYKIYEMSKLVCGQVTTRYAVNVKYMLPKRENIRGRFKSTLPVQEAIDLTSDVPKVNSVLDTVNVDAEDAVETSPTTTTADAFIRQFDRSIAFTRDACEMMCPICQDRIKRKLFSNHIDGCKGFVRVVQWKKSATGTIVQNGLRELKSTSGIEAHSSAVGRPHALSDSSAPSSSTFANYQQAKRKRFG